A window of Chryseobacterium sp. IHB B 17019 genomic DNA:
CGATCATGGAAAATTTAGTTTTGGTTTAAAAAAATCTTTGTTCAATTATATGCACGGAGTTAATTTTGAACTTCCGCTTCAGGAGTGGTTTGATTTTAAAATTCCGGGAACGACAATTCATCCGGATTACATTCATGATTGTTTACTGGAAGAAGATGATTTTAAATTTAAGGGAAATTCAAAAGTCATATTTTTAACAAAAAATGTAATCGCTGAGAATCGCGTAAAAACAAAAAAGAAATATGTTTACCCGTATACAAAAATTACAATCCATTTAAAAACTAATATTATCAGTATAGATTTGGAACCGGAAAAGGCGGAATGGCTGATAAAAATGTTTGAAGAAAATTCTACAGATCAATCAAAAAAGATTACACTTCAACAACTTAAGGAAAAATTTGAAGAGAATTTTGAAGATTTTGAATTATTTTGGTTTTCAAAACCTGTCCAGCAATTGAAAGAAAATGGTGTGATTTTGAGTTTGTAAAATTTTTAATTTTTAATCTTATTTTTCAATGCCATCCTTCAAAACGAGACCAGCTTCTACCTTTCCCTGAATTTTAATAAAGTTCGGATCCATAATAGCCATTCTTTCTGCGATAGCTTTATAAGTTGGAAACTTTAAAATGGAAGCCCTACCCGATATTTCCCTGTAAATCGTAAACGTTTTTCCGCCGGCAGATTTCAATTGTTTTGTTGTCGTAATATACCTTCCGATATATTTACTTTTGGCATCGTAGATTTCAATATCCACAAAAGTTTTATCCATGATCGTATCTTCAGAACCAAAGCTTATCGGTAGATTTGTAAAGTAACCTACTGGTCTTCCGTTGCTTAGAATTTCACCCACATTATTAACCGTAATATTCAGCTTATCAATTTTACTTCTGATAGAATATGCTTCTTTAGTTTTTGCATCTAAATTTCTTTTGGGAGGTTTAGAAAAAAGATCATCCAAATTTTTGATGTTAATTCCTCTGTTATCAATAATTTTTAATCCTTTTACAGAAGTATATACGGCAGATTTTTCTTCGCCCGAAAATGCTGACGGGGAAATATAATCCAATTCCAGTACTTTTTCCTGATTGTAAATTCTTTTTAATTTGATATAACTATCTCGTACAGAATCAACTATGCTTTTATCAACAAATTCTATGGTGTAAATCGGTGTTTCTTTCAAATCCATGAAAGTATAAACATTTGATTTATTAGAAATTTTTGCAACATGGGTTCCGTCAAGAGTTACAATTCCTCTTTTGGTTTTAATGATCTGAGCATTAACCAGGATTCCCAAAACTGTAAATAAAATGATTAAACCTCTCTTCATAAAATCAGATTCTTACATAAATAAAAAAAGTGTAACCAAAGTTACACTTTCTTGAAAATATATTTAGCTTTTCATTTAATTATTCACAAAGGATAATTCCTTTATTATGATTAAATTCTACAACACCGCTTTTGATAGGATAAGAAAAAACTGAATCTTTCTCATTTTCCTTAGTAAAGTATTTTGCATACGCTTCGCCAACAGACTTTGCATATAATTTTACCTTACCACCACTCAAAGAAGAAACGATTCCTGCGTGATTTTGCATGATGTGGAATTCACCATTTTTTCCAGGCAGCAATACTGAGTCTACTTCTCCTTCAAAAACTACGTATTCTGGTGTTAAAATTTTTATATTCATTTTAATTTAGATTTAAAGATTTCAGAATTCAGATTTCAGACATAAAAGTCTCATGTCTAGAATCTGACATCTTGTGTCTAATTAATTTATTAAGCGTTATCAGCCAACATTTTTTGTCCAGCTGCGATAGCTTCTTCGATAGTTCCTTTCAAGTTGAAAGCAGCTTCCGGTAAGTGATCCAATTCACCATCGATAATCATGTTGAATCCTTTGATCGTATCTTTGATATCTACCAATGATCCCGGAATACCTGTAAACTGTTCAGCTACGTGGAAAGGCTGAGATAAGAATCTCTGAACTTTTCTAGCTCTGTAAACTACAAGCTTATCTTCTTCAGAAAGTTCTTCCATACCTAAGATCGCGATGATATCCTGAAGAGCTTTGTATCTCTGAAGAATTTCTTTCACTCTCTGAGCACAGTTATAATGTTCTTCACCGATAATTTCCGGAGCCAAGATTCTTGACGTAGAAGCCAATGGATCTACCGCTGGATAAATACCTAATGAAGCAATTTTTCTATCTAATACTGTTGTTGCATCCAAGTGGGCAAACGTTGTTGCAGGAGCAGGGTCAGTTAAGTCATCCGCAGGTACATAAACCGCTTGTACTGAAGTAATTGAACCATTTTTAGTTGAAGTAATTCTTTCCTGCATCGCACCCATTTCAGAAGCAAGTGTCGGTTGGTAACCTACCGCAGAAGGCATACGACCAAGAAGTGCAGATACCTCAGAACCAGCCTGTGTAAAACGGAAGATGTTATCTACGAAGAAAAGTACGTCTCTACCTTGTCCGCTTTCTCCACCGTCTCTGTAGTACTCAGCTAATGTAAGACCAGAAAGTGCTACTCTCGCTCTTGCACCAGGTGGCTCATTCATCTGTCCGAAAACGAATGCCGCTTTAGAATCTTTCATAACTTCTAAATCTACTTTAGAAAGATCCCAACCTCCGTTTTCCATAGAGTGCATGAAATCATCACCATACTTGATAATTCCTGATTCCAACATCTCTCTCAAAAGGTCATTTCCTTCTCTCGTTCTTTCACCTACTCCGGCGAAAACCGAAAGACCTCCGTGTCCTTTTGCAATATTATTAATCAACTCCTGGATCAATACCGTTTTACCTACACCTGCACCACCGAACAAACCAATTTTACCTCCTTTTGCGTAAGGCTCGATAAGGTCGATTACTTTGATACCTGTAAATAAAACTTCTGCAGAAGTTGAAAGTTGATCAAATTTTGGAGCTTCTCTGTGGATAGGAAGACCTCCTTCCTTAGAAATATTTTGAAGCCCGTCGATAGCATCACCAACAACGTTGAATAGTCTTCCGTTCACAGCCTCACCGATTGGCATTGTAATAGGATTTCCGTATCCAATTACTTCCTGCCCTCTTTTAAGACCGTCAGTAGCGTCCATTGCGATACATCTTACTGTATCTTCTCCAATATGCTGTTCTACCTCTAAAACTACTTTTTCACCGTTATCTTTTGTAATTTCTAACGCGTCATAAATGCTTGGAACTGCTTCCACATCAGTAAAGACAACGTCGATTACCGGACCAATAATTTGAGAAATTTTACCTTTAATTTGGTTTGCCATTGCTAAATTTTTTCTTGGTGCAAATATAATGATTCTTCATAAACCTACAATTGGTAAAAAAAAGATTTTTATCATGCTTTTTGTATTAATTTAGTAATATAACAATTTCCCAATCCAACAATATTTATCATTGATATTATTGATATACTGTTATATTGATACATTGGTACATTATCTCTATATTTGCAGTCAAATTTTTTCCGTTTTGAAAGTTTTCAAGAATTTTACAGATTATTCCTCTCAGAAGCCTTTAGCATTGTCTTTAGGTATGTTTGACGGAGTGCATCTTGGTCATAAAAGTATTATTGATGAATTAATAAAGATAGGCTCTGAAAACAATTTGGAGACCGCAGTACTTACTTTTTGGCCACATCCGAGGTTTGTTTTTAATCCTAATGAAGACTTAAAACTCCTGAATACTCTGGATGAAAAGAAATCCTTGATGGAAAAATATGGGATCAATAATTTATTTTTAAAAGAATTTGATGACGAATTCCGAAATTTGACGGGAGAAGAATTTGTCCGCCAGATCTTAATTGAAAAATTGAATATAAAGTATTTAATTATTGGTTACGACCATTCATTCGGAAAAAATAAAAGCGGAAACTTTGAATTGCTTCAAAAGCTTTCAAAAGAACTTGATTTTGAGGTTGAACAAATGGAAGCCATTAATATTCACGAAAATAATATCAGCTCAACCAAAATCCGGAATGCCCTTTTAGCAGGAAACATCAAGGCTGCCAATGAAATGTTAGGTTACTCCTACTCTGTTTCAGGGACAGTGGCTCATGGGAAGAAAATCGGGAGGACGATTGGTTATCCTACCGCCAATATCGAAACGGATTCTATTAAACTTTTGCCTAAAAAAGGAGCTTATATTGTTGAAGTTAATGTAAAAGGTGAACAATATAAAGGGATGTTGAGCGTTGGAACGAATCCGACCGTAAATGGAGAAAAACTAACCGTTGAAGTGTATATTCTTGATTTTGAAGGAGATATTTACGACGAAAATATTACCGTAAAATTCAGGGATTTTCTTCATGATGAAATTAAATTCGAAGGGCTGGAAAAATTAATTGAAAGGTTAGACGAAGATAAAAGATTAACTGAGGAATTTAATTTCTAAAAAAAACTGTTTCATATTGGCTATGAAACAGTTAATCAATATTTTATTTTAAAATCTTAAGATAGATTTTCTGTGTCTGATTATTTAATTCTACGTTAGGGAATTTCTTATCATAATCAATAAATATATCCCCTTTTTCACGGGTTTTTCCATTCCCGTCAGAATCCCATTCCGTTGTTACATAATATTTTACTCCATTAACGGGTTTAGGATTGATAAGACTCTCCGGATTTTTTGGAATTGGTAAATCAATAGTAAAAGGTACTGATTTTTGTTCAAATTCCTTTTCAGTAATCAATGTGGCTTTAACATCCATTAAATTCGGATCAGATCCATATAAACTCACTTTGAATTTAGGATTTTTTATGTTGAAACTTTCTGTTCCCGTGAATTCCAATGTTAAATGATCCTGCCCGGAAGCTGCTATTTTATTTTCGGAATTCCTCTTTTTTTCGTTTACCATACAGCTTATTACTGTTACTGATAAAACTCCTGCTATTATAAATAATGAAAGATGTTTTCTCATTTGTATCTTTTTATTGTTAGCTTTTAATTAAAATTTGACTACAAACCGGCAAATTCTATGCCTTAAAATTACTTATGAATTTATATCATTTTGCTCCTTTTTTGTTAAAGACTTAAAAACCAATTCATACGACTGATCAATCAGCTTTAAAATCAAATCTTTTTTTAAACCATCCAGCAACACGGAATTCCAATGGGTTTTATTCATGTGATAAGCGCCTGTGATCTGTGGATGCTGCTCACGAAGCTCTGCACTCCATTCCGGATCTGTTTTTACACTAATTGACAATGGTTGTTTTTCAAGACTTATTAATAAAAACATTTTTGTTCCTACTTTCATGACAAGTGTCTCATTATCAAATGGAAAGGTCTCTGCAACTCCTTTTTTGGCGAGACAATAATCTAAAATTTCGTTGGCATCCATATTTTATGAGTAATTGGTAATTAGTAATGAGTAATATTTTTTACTTTAATTCAAATTTAGTAAATTTAAGAAACAAACATCATCACCACAAACGATATATTATGAAAGCTCTAGTAATCGGTGCTACAGGCGCTACAGGAAAGGATTTAGTTCACCAACTTCTTAACGATAAGGATTTTGAGGAAATTGATATTTTTGTAAGGAAACCTGTTGATATTCAAAATGAAAAACTAAAAACTCATATTGTAGACTTTGAAAAACCTGATGAATGGAAAGATCTGGTGAAGGGCGATGTGGCTTTTTCATGCCTGGGAACGACTTTAAAGGATGCAGGAAGTAAAGAAGCTCAAAAAAAAGTAGATTTTGATTATCAGTATCAATTTGCGAAAGCTGCCAAAGAAAATGAGGTGGAAGATTACGTTTTGGTTTCCGCTTACGGAGCCAACCCGAGTTCAAAAATATTTTATTCTAAAATGAAAGGTGAATTGGAAGAGGCTGTAAAACAGCTACATTTCAACAAAATCACGATTTTCAAACCCGGAATGCTCGAAAGGAAAAATTCTGAACGAACAGGAGAAGTTTTGGGAAGCCGGATTATAAAATTTGCTAATAAACTGGGCCTTTTGGAAAGTCAAAAACCTTTACCTACCGATGTTTTAGCTAAAGCGATGATTAATTCTTCAAAAATTAAAAGTAATGGCTACTCAAGTATTAAGCTGGGAAATATTTTTTGTTTTGCGGAGAAAAGGAGCGATTAGTTATGAGTTTCCAATTATGAGTTAGAAGTTATTAACGCTTCATGAACAATTCTTTGTAAGAGTTTACGAATGAATGTTCATGAAGCGTTTCTATTTATTATAATTTTTATTTCAAATACTTTGTAATCGCTTCGTCCGTAGGCTTTGTAGTACTTACAAAAGAATCGATCAGCTTTCCGTTTTCATCAATTAAAAATTTTGTGAAATTCCAAAGGATTTTGGTGTTTTTTACTCCATTTAAATCTTTTTCAGTTAAATATTTAAAGATTGGAGCGGTGTCATCACCTTTTACAGAAACTTTAGCAGCCATTGGGAAAGTTACCCCATAATTCTTTTGGCAAAAAGCACCGATTTCTTTGTTGGTTCCTGGTTCCTGCCCTCCAAAATTATTCGCCGGAAAACCTATAACTACCAATTTATCTTTATACTCTTCTGAAACTTTCTCAAGATCAGCATATTGCGGTGTAAATCCGCATTCTGAAGCCGTGTTTACAACAAGGATTTTCTTTCCTTTAAAATCTGCAAAATTGATTTGCTTACCTTCTTCCAAGGCATCTACTTTGAAATCGTATATTGATTTTCCCATAAGTTCTTTGGTTTTAGCTTTAGATGCTTCACTTTTTTTCTGAGCGCAGCTATTGAAAAACGCCACAAAAGAAAGCAGCACTAAAAAGAATTTTTTCATATTAAAATTTATTTTTAATTAAAACTTAAAAGTATTAGAAGGAAATACCTTATTAATATCAATCCTGTTCATCAACATCACAAAATCTCCGTCCTTCTTTGTACTGGAAGATTCTATCCTGAATGGCATTGATAAATTTCCTACTTTTTTGTAATCTGAATAATCTAACGTTTCATCTTTTTTAATTTCCCTCAAAAGCATGTATGTTTTTGTATCGAAATAGTAGATGTTTTTATTAACATTTTTCGTTAATTCAACTTTATGACAGTAAATATTACCAATTTTTTCTTTTCCTAAATATTTGGCCTCAAAACCTTTACTTTCCCAGTCTATAAAGTCATTATCGAAACTTTCGGGAACATATTCTGCGTATACCTGAAGTTTGTTGGTTGCATAATTCATTGCATAGCCTTTCGCCCCGTCATATCCTTCAATTGCTGTATCTTTCCCACTGATTGTAATGATTGTTTTTGTAAGATTCGGGCGTTGTTGGTAGATTTTAATGGGATATTCATCCTTCACCCCCAAAATTACTTTTCCTTGAAGTAATACTGAATTTAACAGCTTCCAATTCGTTAATCCTCCGGACATTTCGATATTCTTATCTATAATTTCCTTCGCAGTTTGGGCAAAAAATAATTGCGAAAATATCAGGACGAATACTAACAATAATTTCTTCATTAATTCTTTTTATAAATTCAAATATAAGGCTTTTAATACAACATCAAAAGGCAAATAAGCTAATTTGTAGATTAACCTAAATAAGCTTCCTCGCTTTTTCCAGATCTTCCGGCGTATCAATTCCCACTCCTACAAAATTTGTTTCTATCATCTTGATTTTCATACCATATTCCAGATAACGGATACATTCAATTTTTTCTGAAATTTCCAGAGGCTTCATTTCCAGTTTTGAAAATTGAAGTAAAGCATGTTTTCTGAAAGCGTAAACACCAATATGCTTAAAATAATTAATATCATAAGAAATCTCCCGATGAAAAGGAATCACGGAACGGCTGAAATATAAGGCAAAACCATTGTTGTCTGTAATAACTTTTACGTTATTCGGGTTTTCAATTTCTTCTTTTTCGGTCAGTTTTATTTTTAATGAAGCTAAAGAAATTTCCTGATTTTCATCGTTGTAAAAAACTTCAATTAATTGCTTTAAAGGCTCTAATTTAAGGAAAGGCTCATCCCCCTGAACATTGATAACAATATCACAATCAATATTTTGCACAGCTTCTGCGATACGGTCGCTGCCCGTTTCGTGTTGTCCGGTCATGACAGCTTTTCCACCATTTTTTACAATTTCATCAAAAATAATTTCCGAATCCGTCGCTACAAAAACTTCGTCAAACAACCCTGTTTCCACAACATTCTGATAGGTTGTTGTAATAACCGTTTTTTCTCCCAACATCTGCATTAATTTAGCAGGAAAACGACTGGCTTCGTAACGTGCGGGAATGACTGCGATGATTTTCATGTGATATAGTATAAGTTATTAATTATGAGTTTAAATAATTACCCAACAAAATAATTCCGTAAATCCAGGAAATATACAACAATGAGTAAAAAAATCCGAAACCAAAACTTTTTAATAAATCTCCTTTACAATGCTTTGAATTTTTAAATACCAGACGTAAAGCTCGGAAAAAAATCCAATATAACATGGCTCCAAAAAATAAAATTGTTGCCCAAAAGAAGACTCCTAAAAAATATAAAAGAAAAACAAGAACAATAGTAAATAATATCCACAAAATAATGGAAATTATAATACCACCAATGCTGTCACCAACAGCCGGAATATCCAAGTCCAAACTACCAATTTCAGGAGTTTTATCTGACAATTTTTTAACTCTTTCTTTTGTTAAAATAGGTCCAACATTATCTTTTAATTTCAAACCAAAATATAAACCTAAACTGATAAACAGAAAAAAGGAAATGGCTAAAATTGAAGTCGATAGAATAGAATTCTGAAATAAAGACCTGTGAGAATTTTCTCCTGAAATCCAAACACTTACAATAACCAAAACAATAATTCCCAAAGTAGAAAAACACAATAATTTGGTTTCAAGAAAGGACTTTTTGAAAAGTTTCACTTTATATAATTCTTAATTATGAGTAATAAAAGATGCTTCGACCTCGCTCAGCATGACCTCGCTAAAAATATACTGTGAAATAAGTAATTGTATTTAGGATTGTCATGCTGAGCCCATCGAAGCATCTCTATTTTAAATTATTTTAATTTGTTTAAAGCATTCTCTAATTTCGGCATCATTGCTGAAATTTCTTCAGTAGCTAAACCACCTACAGAAGCTCTGAACCAAGGCTCAGATTTCTCTTCCCCGAATGCGGAGAATGGCACCAAAGCAACTCCGGCCTCACTGATTAAGTAGAATACCAAATCAGAAGAATTTCCAATCACAGAACCGTCTGGCTTTGTTTTTCCGATATAATCTAATTTGATGGTAAGATAAAGCGCCCCCATCGGTTTAATGCTGTCTACTGCTAATCCTTTTGCTTTTAAATCCTGAATTCCACTGTGAAGAACTTTTAATGATTCTTCCAGTTTTGCTTTAAAATCTTCAACAAAAATATTTACATCTTCATGATTTTCAAAGAATTTTGCTGTGGCTTCCTGTTCAGGTTTTGGAGCCCAGGCTCCAACGTGCGTTAAAAGCGCTTTCATTTTATCCAAAATGTGAGCCGGCCCGAATCCCCAACCTACACGAACTCCCGTTGCAGCAAGGCATTTTGAGATACCGTCAATATAAATTGTATATTCTCTCATTTCCGGGAAAAGAGAAACGGGATCAACGTGTTCTGCCGCGAAAGTAAGGTTAGAATAAATCTGGTCATACATCAGGTATAGCGGCTTTTCATCTTCACCTCTTTTTTTATTTTCTTCTAGCACCAATTCACAGATTTCTGAAAGTTGTTCTCTTGTGAACATCGTTCCAGTCGGGTTTAGTGGTGAACAAAGAGCCAGTAAAACTGCTCCGCCCAAGTGTGGTCTTAAATCATCAGCAGTTGGCAGAAAATTATTTTCAGGTGTCGTTTTCACTTCTACCGCTTCTGCTGAAGTAAGGTAAGCGTAGTGGTTATTATTCCACGATGGTGTCGGGTACACAACTTTATCACCTTCATCAACAATTGTTTTATAAACAGCATAAATCAAAGGTCTTGAACCCGCTGTAATTAAAATATCATTGGGTGAATAATCAAGGTTCCATCTTGTTTTTAAGTCTCTGGAAACTTCTTTTCTTAAAGATAAAAGTCCGTTTGCCGGCGGATAATTAGTAAGATTGTTCTGATAGGCTTTCTGAATTTCTTCCTTCAGCTTGGCAGGAATAGGATAAATATTAGAATTTAGATCACCAATGGTAAGGTTAGCAATTTCCGCTCCTTTTGCCTTTAAATCATTTACTTCGTTACCAATTTTTACAATTTCAGAACCAATCAGGTTCGCCGCTAATTTTGAAACTTTCACTTTATTTTTATTTTTTGTTATCTTATTATTGTTATAAGTTATTAATTATGAGTTATGAGTTTTACTCTTTGTCGTTATAATTATACTTCTTATCATTTTTAATATTTCTGCAGCCGGGTTTTTTAAACTTTCAAATTCATCTCTTGAAATATAATCTGTTGCAAATAATAATTCAAGCCAATAAATTGTTTCATCACATTCTTTTTGTGAAATTGATAATTTATGTATAAAATCCATTCTGCTTTGAGCATTTAAAGCCTCCCGAACATTGGCTCCAACAGAAGTTCCTGATCGCAAAATTTGTTTGGAGAGAATAAATTCCTTCTTTTCTGAACTGAATTTTTTGTAAAAATTGACAATTTGTATTGCAAACTCAAAACTCTTCTTACCAATAATGCTATCACTCATAATTCATAACTCAAAACTTATAACTCATTGTCTAATTTAATTGTAAGTCTTTTCTTACTTCTTCAATTTTTGCTTCCAGAGATTTTAATTTATCCCTGAAATCTGCTTCGGAAGTAATAGAGTCTTTTACTGAGATATAAAATTTTATTTTTGGTTCTGTACCTGAGGGTCTTACGCAAACTTTTGTGCCGTCCTGGGTGTAATAAATCAAAACATTAGACTTTGGAATGTCGTTCATTACTTTTCTCTCGCCTTTTGAAACAATGAAATTCGTCTGCTCTTTGAAATCCTTCACTTCTTCAACCGGAGAACCTGCCAACTGTTTTGGAGGGTTTTCGCGGAAATTTTTCATCATATTTTCGATTTCCTCTGCGCCGTCTTTCCCTTTTCTTACAAGATTTACCAAACCTTCATAATACATTCCTGTTTCCTGGTAAATTTCGATCAGATATTGGTACATCGTTCTCCCGTTGGCTTTGCACCAAGCTGCGATTTCACAGGCAAGGACAATACTTCCGCAAGAATCTTTGTCTCGAACAAAATCTCCGGTCATAAATCCGAAACTTTCTTCGCCACCGCAAATGAATTTTTCTTTTCCTTCAGCTTCACGAATCATTTTTCCGATCCATTTAAATCCTGTAAGCCCGGCCTTGCACTGAACACCAAATTTCTGAGCAATATCAAAGAAAATATCAGAAGTTACAATCGTGGAACCAATAAATTCTTTTCCGGTAATTCTCTCCTGCTTTCTCCATTCGTTCAAAATATAATAGGTCAGGATTGTATTGGTCTGATTTCCATTCAATAACTGAATTTCTCCGTCAAGATTTCTTACTGCAATACCCAATCTGTCGCCGTCCGGATCTGTTCCGATAACGATGTCTGCATTGGTAATTTTTGCCAAGTCCATTGCCATTTCCAGCGCTGCAGGCTCTTCCGGGTTCGGAGATTCTACCGTCGTGAAATTTCCACTCGGAATCATCTGTTCTTTTACCAGATCGATCTTTTTAAAACCTGCTTTTTCTAAAGCCTTAGGAACCGTTGTATAAGTCGTCCCGTGAATCGATGTGAAGACAATATTTAAATTTTCTTTTCCAACGTTCTGATACGTAGAGTTTTCGATGCAGGCATCAATATATACATCATCCTGCTCCTCTCCGATCCATTCGATTAGATCATCATTTCCGTTGAATTTAATTTCGTTAAATTTCACAGAATATACTTCATTGATAATTGCTTCATCATGTGGCGGAACGATTTGCGCCCCGTCGTTCCAATATACTTTATAGCCGTTGTATTCCGGTGGATTGTGAGAAGCTGTCAACACAATTCCTCCGTTACATTTTTTATCGCGAACCGTGAAAGATAATTCCGGAGTCGGCCTGTGGTCTTTGAAAAGCAATACTTTAATTCCGTTTGCCGTCAAAACATCCGCCACTAATTTCCCGAATTCTTTTGAGTTATGTCTTACATCATAAGCAATCGCTACTTTAATTTCCTCACCTGGAAATTGACTTAACATATAATTCGCAAGTCCCTGTGTAGCTTGACCTAACGTGTACTTATTTAAACGATTGGTTCCAACACCCATAATTCCTCTCATCCCTCCTGTTCCAAACTCCAATTCTCTGTAAAAAGAGTCTTCCAAATCGGGCGAATTGCCGTCAATTAAAAGTTGAACAGCATCTCTCGTTTCCTGATCAAATGATTCATGCAACCAAAGTTTTGCTTTTTCTAATGTTGTCATATTTGTATTTCCTATTTTGTAATTTTATATTTAGATCGGAAGTTGGGAGATGGAAGTTGGAAGTTTTTCCAGCTTCAAGCTCCTGGCTTCCTGCTTATCATTCTTTTATTTGATTTCTGAATGCTATAGTTTGATTCATAAGACTATAACTTTCAGTATACATTTTATTAAAATCTTCTTCTGAAATATATTGCCTGTTTTTTGCTTTATATAGACAGGTTACAACTTCAGCCAAAGAACGAATTGAATATCCTAAAAATTTTTTAAATTCTAATTTTGACTGTAAAATACTTCCTTCAGAAATATTAAGTGCAATAGAATCAGAAGCTCTTCTAATTTGTGAAGTTAAATTAAATGCTTCATCTTTTGGAAAATTCCTAGATAATTTAAAAATAATCTCACCAAAATCCATAGATTTCTGCCAAATAATCAACTTTTCAAATTTGAAACTCATCAATTAATATTTTTTCCATCATTTAATTTGTGTTGTATACTTCTTCCATCCTCCAACTTCCATCCTCCAGCTTCCCTCTTCCAGCCTTTAATCCAATTTTTTATTCTGCACTTGTGTCGTTTTATCAATTTTAAAAGCGCGAATTGGATCATTATAATAAATAAATTTCGCCGTATTCTGAATATGACCTTTCAATGAATCTTTTACATTAACTTCTGCATAATTTCCATTCTTAGAATCGATATTCAGGTTTTCGATTTTCCAATATGGAGCGATCAAACTTGCTGTATCAGAGATCTTTATCACTGCATCTTTTGTCAGTCCCAGAAAATTTGCCCTGCTTCTGTTCGCCATTTCAATTTCCGCTCTTCTTGTGTTTACTGAACCCATAAAAGTAGCGTTATTTTTTAAATTAAGCCTAAAATTATCGGTCTTAATTTCACTCGAAATATTCATTTCCACAGAGTCGGAAATAGATATTTTTTCGAGATTATACTTTGAATAAACAGTAACATTGTAGAAATCAACACCTTTTGTCCCCCGTTTTTCTTTGATGGAAAGTGTTTTATCATCTACATCAACATCCAGATTATCAGCGATATTCGGGTAGGTTTCTATTTCAACAAAGTTTTTGGTCCCTCTTGCGTAAAATACCCGGAACTTCCCTTCCAGATCAAGATTTACAAATTCCGGAACTTCCACATCTTTCCTTTCGATATTTCCCTTTGGAGAAACTTTTCCGCAGGAAACAATTGCCAGCAGCATGAATGTATATAATATATTTTTCATTTTAACTTAAAATATTTTTAAATAAAACCGCAATGATAATAAGACTTTCTATTCCCATTAAAACATAAAGAATT
This region includes:
- a CDS encoding FoF1 ATP synthase subunit delta/epsilon → MNIKILTPEYVVFEGEVDSVLLPGKNGEFHIMQNHAGIVSSLSGGKVKLYAKSVGEAYAKYFTKENEKDSVFSYPIKSGVVEFNHNKGIILCE
- the atpD gene encoding F0F1 ATP synthase subunit beta; the encoded protein is MANQIKGKISQIIGPVIDVVFTDVEAVPSIYDALEITKDNGEKVVLEVEQHIGEDTVRCIAMDATDGLKRGQEVIGYGNPITMPIGEAVNGRLFNVVGDAIDGLQNISKEGGLPIHREAPKFDQLSTSAEVLFTGIKVIDLIEPYAKGGKIGLFGGAGVGKTVLIQELINNIAKGHGGLSVFAGVGERTREGNDLLREMLESGIIKYGDDFMHSMENGGWDLSKVDLEVMKDSKAAFVFGQMNEPPGARARVALSGLTLAEYYRDGGESGQGRDVLFFVDNIFRFTQAGSEVSALLGRMPSAVGYQPTLASEMGAMQERITSTKNGSITSVQAVYVPADDLTDPAPATTFAHLDATTVLDRKIASLGIYPAVDPLASTSRILAPEIIGEEHYNCAQRVKEILQRYKALQDIIAILGMEELSEEDKLVVYRARKVQRFLSQPFHVAEQFTGIPGSLVDIKDTIKGFNMIIDGELDHLPEAAFNLKGTIEEAIAAGQKMLADNA
- a CDS encoding bifunctional riboflavin kinase/FAD synthetase, with translation MKVFKNFTDYSSQKPLALSLGMFDGVHLGHKSIIDELIKIGSENNLETAVLTFWPHPRFVFNPNEDLKLLNTLDEKKSLMEKYGINNLFLKEFDDEFRNLTGEEFVRQILIEKLNIKYLIIGYDHSFGKNKSGNFELLQKLSKELDFEVEQMEAINIHENNISSTKIRNALLAGNIKAANEMLGYSYSVSGTVAHGKKIGRTIGYPTANIETDSIKLLPKKGAYIVEVNVKGEQYKGMLSVGTNPTVNGEKLTVEVYILDFEGDIYDENITVKFRDFLHDEIKFEGLEKLIERLDEDKRLTEEFNF
- a CDS encoding MmcQ/YjbR family DNA-binding protein; this encodes MDANEILDYCLAKKGVAETFPFDNETLVMKVGTKMFLLISLEKQPLSISVKTDPEWSAELREQHPQITGAYHMNKTHWNSVLLDGLKKDLILKLIDQSYELVFKSLTKKEQNDINS
- a CDS encoding NAD(P)H-binding protein, translating into MKALVIGATGATGKDLVHQLLNDKDFEEIDIFVRKPVDIQNEKLKTHIVDFEKPDEWKDLVKGDVAFSCLGTTLKDAGSKEAQKKVDFDYQYQFAKAAKENEVEDYVLVSAYGANPSSKIFYSKMKGELEEAVKQLHFNKITIFKPGMLERKNSERTGEVLGSRIIKFANKLGLLESQKPLPTDVLAKAMINSSKIKSNGYSSIKLGNIFCFAEKRSD
- a CDS encoding glutathione peroxidase encodes the protein MKKFFLVLLSFVAFFNSCAQKKSEASKAKTKELMGKSIYDFKVDALEEGKQINFADFKGKKILVVNTASECGFTPQYADLEKVSEEYKDKLVVIGFPANNFGGQEPGTNKEIGAFCQKNYGVTFPMAAKVSVKGDDTAPIFKYLTEKDLNGVKNTKILWNFTKFLIDENGKLIDSFVSTTKPTDEAITKYLK
- the kdsB gene encoding 3-deoxy-manno-octulosonate cytidylyltransferase, which codes for MKIIAVIPARYEASRFPAKLMQMLGEKTVITTTYQNVVETGLFDEVFVATDSEIIFDEIVKNGGKAVMTGQHETGSDRIAEAVQNIDCDIVINVQGDEPFLKLEPLKQLIEVFYNDENQEISLASLKIKLTEKEEIENPNNVKVITDNNGFALYFSRSVIPFHREISYDINYFKHIGVYAFRKHALLQFSKLEMKPLEISEKIECIRYLEYGMKIKMIETNFVGVGIDTPEDLEKARKLI